DNA sequence from the bacterium genome:
CGCTCGGCGGCTGGCGCTCGCGGCGTTCACGCTCGTTGCGATGTCGGTGGTCATCTTTGTGCTCCTCCGTCTCGTCCCGGGGAACATCGTCGATCTGCTCTTCCAGTCTGCCGGGCTCGTGGATCCATCGGAAAAACAGCGCCTGGCCCACGAGCTCCTGCTCGACCGGCCCGTCGCCGTCCAGTACGTCCAGTGGGCGGCGGCGTTGCTGCACGGCGACCTCGGAAAATCGTACCGGTACGGACTGCCGGCGTGGCAGATCATCCGGCCCCGCATCCCGATCACCGTCGAGCTCGCGGTGCTCGCCATGGCCGTGTCTATCGCGATCGGCCTGCCCACGGGCGTCGTGAGCGCGACCCGGCAGAATACGTGGCTGGACTACGGCCTCAGGATCTTCAGCCTCGCCGGGCTGTCGATGCCGGCGTTCTGGCTGGGCATGGTGATTATCATCTTGCTCGTGCGGACCTTCGGGTGGATTCCGTCGATGCTCTACATCGCCCCGTGGGTCGATCTCCGGGCCCACCTCCTGCAGTTCTTGTTCCCTGCCCTGTCGGCGGGATACCGGAGCGCCGCGTTGATCAACCGGATTACCCGGTCCTCGATGCTGGAGGTGCTTCGCGAAGACTACGTACGGACGGGCCGGGCGAAGGGCCTCGCCGGCCGCTCGGTCGTCTACCGCCACGCCCTCAAGAACGCCCTCCTCCCCGTCGTGACCGTGATCGGGACCGAATTTGCGTTTCTGATCGGGGGGTTGATCGTGACCGAGACCGTCTTCAACCTCCCGGGGGTGGCCCGCTATCTCGTCGATGCGATTCTCTGGAGAGACTATCCGGTCGTGCAGAACCTCGTCATGTTCATCGCGATCGTGGTCGTGCTCGCAAATTTGGCCGTCGACGTGTTGTACGCGCGGCTGGATCCCCGGGTGCGGTACGCGTGAAGACCAGCGTGGTCCGGTTTCTCCGCAGGCAACCGCTCGGTGCGGCCGGCGGCGTGGTCATGGCGCTGGTCATGCTCGCCGCGTTCGCGGCGACGGCGGTCTCGACGGATGACCCCACGCGAACCAATGCCGCGCAGACGTTTCTGCCGCCCGGTCCGCGTCACTGGCTCGGGACCGATCACTTGGGACGGGATATCTACAGCCGGCTCGTCCACGGTGCTCGCGTGTCCCTCGCCGTGGGGCTGACGACCAGTGCGCTCGGAGGCCTCCTGGGGGGCGCCGTGGGGATCGCCAGCGGCTACGGGAGCGGCGCCGCGACGGCCGTGATTCAGCCCATCCTGGACATCATGCAGGGGTTTCCCCTGCTCGTCCTTGCACTCGTGCTCACCGCGGCCCTCGGACCGTCGCTCCCGACCGTGATCGTCGCGATCGCGGTCCCCTTCGTTCCGCGGGTCGCCCGGGTGGTACGGGCAACGACGCTGGCGATCCGGGAGTCCATCTACGTCGAGGCGGCCCAGGCGCTGGGCGCGAGCGGACTCCGGGTGGCCGTCCGGCACATCGTGCCCAACACGCTCGCGCCGTTGATCGTGCTGACGACGGCACAGTTGGGCAGCGCGATCCTGGTCGAGGCGGCCTTGAGCTTCCTGGGCCTAGGCGTGCCGGAGCCGTACCCCTCCTGGGGACGGATGCTGTCGGTCTCCGCGGCGGAGTTCGCCCAGCGCGCGCCGTGGGTGGTGATTTTCCCCGGGGTCGCGATCAGCGTGGTCGTGTTCGCCAGCAACCTCTTGGGGGACAGCCTGAGGGACTTCCTCGATCCACGCCTGCGGATCTGACCCTTACGTGGTCCGCCGCGCCAAGTATTCCGCTTCCTGCTCCATCCATTCCTCGACGGCCGCCCGGACGATCTCGTAGCTCGTCCCCCGACCCTCCCCCACGATCGGACCCGCGGGCGATCGCCTGGCGATCCACAGCCACCCGCCTCCACGCACACGGGCAAACGCTACGAGAACCCGCACGGTCCCCTGAGGCGTCTCGCGTCTGATGAGTTCGTCGCGCATCGGAGCCCGGCCTCAACTGCTCCCGAGATGCCGCAGGCGGTATGCGCCTCCGAAGCCGGTTGAAAACTCCACCTCGGCGCCGAGTGACCGCAGAAACCCGAGGACCTCGCGAGAGAACGCCGACCCGCCGGGAATCGACGGAATGGAGACGCGGCGGGCCCGGCCGGCTTCGACGTCCTGGATGGTGTGGACAAGCGAGATGGCGCCAAACGAGAGGAGCTTAGAGAGGATTTCGTCGCGGCTCATGAGGCCTCCGTGTGTACGTCAATTGGGTCGATGCAAGGGTACGACTAAGAGCAACCGACGGTGATACGTAGTGCCGCTTGGGCGATGGGATTCTCCTTGGCCCCGGCCGACTCCTGCCGAGGAAGGTCCGAACTTATCCCTTCACGGCCCCCGCGGTCAGGCCGGAGACGTAGTGGTCCACGAAAAAGGTGTAGATGACGGCGATCGGTACGGAGCCGAGCAAGGCGGAGGCCATAAGCGGCCCCCAGAACAGCACATCCGCCTTGATGAGATCGCTCACCGTCCCGACCGGAATGGTCTTGAGCGGGCCGGAGGACATGAAGATCAGCGCGTAGAGAAACTCGTTCCATGACAGGGTGAAGGAGAAGATCGCCGCCGACAAGATCCCCGGCAACGAGAGGGGCAGCACGATCTTGAAGAGGGTCCCCAGCCGGCTGCTGCCGTCGATCAGCGCGCACTCCTCGATCTCCCGGGGGATCGTCCGAAAGTACCCCATCAGCAGCCATGAGCCGAAGGGAATCAGGAAGGTAGGGTACGTGAAGATGAGCGCCCAGTAGGTGTTGTACAGGTGCAGCTTGGCCACGACCTGCGCGAGCGGGAGGAAGAGCAGGGTCGGCGGCACGAGATAGGCCAAGAAGATCCCGACCCCCATCGCGCTGCCGCCGGGGAACCGCAGACGAGCAAGCGCGTACCCGATCAGGACGCTGCACGAGAGCGCGAGGGTGGTCGCGGCAACCGAGACGATGAGCGTGTTCTTCGCCCAGACAAGGAACGCGGTCTCCTGGAACAGGTACAGGTAATTCTTGGGCGTGAAGTGCTGGATCAAGAACGGATTGAAGCGCAGGTTGAAGAGGTCGGTGGGCGGCTTCAGCGACACGACGATCATCCAATAGAACGGCAGCAGGAGGAACACCAGGAAGAGGGCGAGCGGGACGTAGACCGTGAGGATGCGACGTCCCAGCGCGGCGCTCCCGACCATCCTAGGCGACCTCCCGACGCAGGTAGCGCAGGAGCAAAATAGCCAGCACCGCTAGGATCGGGAACATGTACAGCGCGATCGCGGCGCCCTGGCCGATCGCGGTCGCGCTCAGGCCGATCTGGTACGCGTAGGTGCCGAAGATGTGGGTCTCGTTGGCCGGGCCGCCCTTCGTCAGCACGTAGATCAGCTGGAAGTCCGCGAACGTCATGATGATGGAGAACAGCGTGCTGACCAGCATGACGCCCAGGATGATCGGGACGGTGACGTTCCAGAATCGCTGCCAGGCGCCCGCGCCGTCGATCGCTGCCGCGTCGTGCAGCTCCGCCGGCACCGCCTGGAGGCCCGCCAGGATCGTGATCGCGAAGAACGGGGTGCCGCGCCAGATGTTGGCGACCATCACCGACACGATCGCCAGCACCGGGGTCCCGAGGAAGTTGATG
Encoded proteins:
- a CDS encoding ABC transporter permease; the encoded protein is MRTFLARRLALAAFTLVAMSVVIFVLLRLVPGNIVDLLFQSAGLVDPSEKQRLAHELLLDRPVAVQYVQWAAALLHGDLGKSYRYGLPAWQIIRPRIPITVELAVLAMAVSIAIGLPTGVVSATRQNTWLDYGLRIFSLAGLSMPAFWLGMVIIILLVRTFGWIPSMLYIAPWVDLRAHLLQFLFPALSAGYRSAALINRITRSSMLEVLREDYVRTGRAKGLAGRSVVYRHALKNALLPVVTVIGTEFAFLIGGLIVTETVFNLPGVARYLVDAILWRDYPVVQNLVMFIAIVVVLANLAVDVLYARLDPRVRYA
- a CDS encoding ABC transporter permease, which gives rise to MKTSVVRFLRRQPLGAAGGVVMALVMLAAFAATAVSTDDPTRTNAAQTFLPPGPRHWLGTDHLGRDIYSRLVHGARVSLAVGLTTSALGGLLGGAVGIASGYGSGAATAVIQPILDIMQGFPLLVLALVLTAALGPSLPTVIVAIAVPFVPRVARVVRATTLAIRESIYVEAAQALGASGLRVAVRHIVPNTLAPLIVLTTAQLGSAILVEAALSFLGLGVPEPYPSWGRMLSVSAAEFAQRAPWVVIFPGVAISVVVFASNLLGDSLRDFLDPRLRI
- a CDS encoding carbohydrate ABC transporter permease translates to MVGSAALGRRILTVYVPLALFLVFLLLPFYWMIVVSLKPPTDLFNLRFNPFLIQHFTPKNYLYLFQETAFLVWAKNTLIVSVAATTLALSCSVLIGYALARLRFPGGSAMGVGIFLAYLVPPTLLFLPLAQVVAKLHLYNTYWALIFTYPTFLIPFGSWLLMGYFRTIPREIEECALIDGSSRLGTLFKIVLPLSLPGILSAAIFSFTLSWNEFLYALIFMSSGPLKTIPVGTVSDLIKADVLFWGPLMASALLGSVPIAVIYTFFVDHYVSGLTAGAVKG